The genomic window ATCCCCAAAAGCTTTCGCGCAGCATTCGAGACCATAACAATTCGGTTCTAAAAGGGTCAAAACCAATTAAAACCGCTTCGGTAATTTCTTTAATCATCGCCGCTGCAGCACTATGCCCCCAATCGTAAGCAAGACCGGCTTCGCCAACCCCAGAGATACCTTCATCGGTATGAACACGAATAAAAACAGGATTCCAACCGGCGCGATCTGGACATTCAATATCAAAAATTTCTACGTGAGTAACTTTCATTTTATCTTCTCTAAATATGTGAGTGTTTGTCGCAGAGAACTTATTTCAATAGCGGCATAACGAGGTGTAAAGACAACTTTATTATTAGGTCGCAAAGCTAGGATCAGCGCGATAGACTTTCCTGACCATCGCCGGCCAAGCCTTTTGACCGCCGGTACTGCCCGTATGAACAATATTTGCTTGCGCTTTTATACCATCGACAATGCTTTGATCGACTAAAATGGTTGCCATACCGGTTGACATTACTTGTAGTTGCACTTGACAAGCACGTGTTAAATCATACATGTGCATAAAAGCATCGCCAATAGTTTCACCTAAAGTCAAACCACCATGGTTTCTTAATAGCATAAAGTTTGCCGAGCCCAAGTTATTTTGTAAGCGAAGTTTTTCGTCAGCATTTACCGCTAAACCTTCATAATCATGGTAGCTAAGAGAAGCCAGTGCGAACATAGCATATTGACTTAACGGCAATAAACCTTCTTGTAAACTCGCCACCGCAATGGTTTCATTAGTGTGTAAATGCAAGACACATTGCGCGTCATGGCGAGCTTCATGGACAGCGCTATGTATAGTAAAACCTGCAGGGTTAATTTCAAAAGGACATGCGGGGTCAATAATATTACCTGCTATATCTATTTTAACCAGATTCGACGCGGTAATTTCATCAAAAGCTAAACCGAAAGCATTAATGAGTAAATGCTCAGAATCAGGTATGCGTGCTGAGATATGAGTGTAAATTAAATCATCCCAGCCATGCATAGCGATAAGACGATAACAAGCCGCTAAATCGATGCGAGTTTGCCACTCTTGTGCTGACACTTTATTTTTTAAGTTAATCTGTGGGATAGTTAACATTAAAGTCCTTTAAAGAATTATTATTCTATAATTTTAAATCATCGATAATACAAATCAAACCGCTAGTGTAATAAATTACAATTAAAAGCTAGATAAAATTCAGCTAAGTTAAGCAAATTGGTATCAATTAAATAAACATCTTAATTAAACTACCAATGAGTAAAACAAACACCAAAATAGGAATGATTTTTGAATACTTCGCTTGCTCTTCTTCGCCCATAGGTTTACCAAAACGCTCACCTAAAATAACCATCAAGGCAATACCGGCAAAAACAGCTAATAAAATCATGATTAAAGTCATTATTTCTCCTATTATTAATCTCTAAACCAATTGCACATTGCATTAGCCAATTATTCAATTACCATAGCAAGATAACAAGCAAAAATATGTAAACAACAATATGACTGCACCTGATAACTTTGCTGAGAAACGACGCTTTATTATAAGATTAGGCAAAGCTTTGCATAAGTTTGGCACGCCTGCTTATCGTCTTGAAGCACATCTTCAAGATGTTTCGACATTTCTCGAATTAAAAGCATGTTTTATCATCACACCAACAGCTCTGACTTTTGTCTTATCTGAAGATGAAGAGAACCAACAATATAATCATGTTATTCGAGTAAAGCCAGGTGATCTTGATTTAGGTTCACTGGCACGAACAGATGAACTAGTTGATGAATTAAGTTCGGGTCAACGCACGTTATCTGAGGCCATTGAACGACTTGATGATATCGCTAATAAACCCAACCCTTACGGTCGTTTTCTTACCTTTTTAGCGTTTGGTGCTTCAAGTGGTGCTTTTTCGATGCTAATGCACACCAGCTGGAATGATGTATTTTGGTCGGTATTATTAGGCTTTGTTGTTTGCTTATTTACCTTTTGGGCCGAATACTCACGCCGAGTTACCGAAACTTTAGAACCAATTGCAGCCATTACCACCGCCCTACTGGCCTCGGCCATTACGCTAATTGACCCAAGTATTAATATGCCCTTGGTTATTCTTTCAGCCATCATTGCTTTTATACCCGGCTTAGCATTAACGCTAGGCTTAGCTGAGTTAGCCGCTCGACATCTGATGTCGGGTACTGCGCGTATTATGGACGCGGTAATGATGCTATTTAAGCTTTATTTTGGCGCGGTATTAGGCATGGCGTTAGGAAAGTTATTTTGGGGCGAAGTGTTATATGTTACCCCCGCTAGCATGCCTGTTTGGACAGCATGGGCGGCAGTGACCACTTTATCTATAAGCTTAGTTATATTATTTCGCGTTCGTAAAAAAGATGCTCCATGGGGAATTATTTCTGGCTATGTTGCTTTTGGTGCTAGCATTATTGGTGCCGCTTACTTAGGCCCAGCGCTTGGCGCTTTCGTTGGTGCCTTTGTTTTAGGCATGTATGCTAATTTATTCTCACGCATAATGAGATTACCTTCAAGCATTGTTAAGCTATTAGGTTTAGTCGTGCTGGTGCCTGGAAGTAAAGTTTATATCGGCTTAAACAGTGCGGTATCTGGAGTGAATATGTTAAATACCAATAATATTGGTTCTGAGGCATTCCTAATTTTTATGTCGCTTGTCGCTGGCCTTGTTTTTTCAAATGTTGCCTTACCTTCTCGTAAAACGTTGTAATAAAGAACGCTAATGAAACCAGTTAACAAAAAAACAGCATATCACCATGGCGACTTACGCAGTTCACTCGTTGAAACGGGCGCCGAGATGATTGAAGAGGCAGGAATTGAAGGACTGTCATTACGTAAACTTGCTGAGCGTATTGGTGTTTCTCGTACAGCAACCTATCACCACTTCAAAAATAAAAATGATTTACTTTGTGCGATAGCTGCACTGGGGTTTATTCAATGGACAAGTATTTCTAATGCCATATTTGACGATAATGAACTTTCAGGGGAAGAAAAATTTCGTCAGTTTGTTCATCAGTACATAACATTTGCTACCGAAAATGCTTCAATTTACGAATTAATGTTTGGTAAAACAATTTGGAAAAAAAACAATAGCGATCAAGCTTTGCGTGATATCGCTTATCCTAGTTTTAATTACCAACTAGAAATGACCAAAACTTGGCAGCAACAAGGCTTATTGATTGAAGACGAAAATAGCTTACGTTTAGCACAAGTAACTTGGGGAACATTGCACGGTATTGTGCGTTTACTCATTGATGGAATTTACCTTGATACCAGCCATATTGATGAAATGTGTGAATGTGTCGTCAAGGTTTTTATTCACCAACAAAAATTATAATAAGGGTTAGGCATGTCTGAAGACAATAACAATAAAACCGCTCAGTTTGACCAGTTTTTTTCTATTAGTTATCCTTTCAATGTCAATGCAACTATCATTGAAACCGATACAGCGCCAAGTTATCAATGTTTTATGAACACCATGCCGATGCCGTTTAAAATGGCCTCTGAAATAGTCACCCTTGACCAAGCTGCATTGCGCCCACTGCAAACCCTTGGTAGCGTTGCGGGACAATTAGTTGATTATTTAC from Colwellia sp. PAMC 20917 includes these protein-coding regions:
- a CDS encoding class II aldolase/adducin family protein, coding for MLTIPQINLKNKVSAQEWQTRIDLAACYRLIAMHGWDDLIYTHISARIPDSEHLLINAFGLAFDEITASNLVKIDIAGNIIDPACPFEINPAGFTIHSAVHEARHDAQCVLHLHTNETIAVASLQEGLLPLSQYAMFALASLSYHDYEGLAVNADEKLRLQNNLGSANFMLLRNHGGLTLGETIGDAFMHMYDLTRACQVQLQVMSTGMATILVDQSIVDGIKAQANIVHTGSTGGQKAWPAMVRKVYRADPSFAT
- a CDS encoding threonine/serine ThrE exporter family protein → MTAPDNFAEKRRFIIRLGKALHKFGTPAYRLEAHLQDVSTFLELKACFIITPTALTFVLSEDEENQQYNHVIRVKPGDLDLGSLARTDELVDELSSGQRTLSEAIERLDDIANKPNPYGRFLTFLAFGASSGAFSMLMHTSWNDVFWSVLLGFVVCLFTFWAEYSRRVTETLEPIAAITTALLASAITLIDPSINMPLVILSAIIAFIPGLALTLGLAELAARHLMSGTARIMDAVMMLFKLYFGAVLGMALGKLFWGEVLYVTPASMPVWTAWAAVTTLSISLVILFRVRKKDAPWGIISGYVAFGASIIGAAYLGPALGAFVGAFVLGMYANLFSRIMRLPSSIVKLLGLVVLVPGSKVYIGLNSAVSGVNMLNTNNIGSEAFLIFMSLVAGLVFSNVALPSRKTL
- a CDS encoding TetR/AcrR family transcriptional regulator — its product is MKPVNKKTAYHHGDLRSSLVETGAEMIEEAGIEGLSLRKLAERIGVSRTATYHHFKNKNDLLCAIAALGFIQWTSISNAIFDDNELSGEEKFRQFVHQYITFATENASIYELMFGKTIWKKNNSDQALRDIAYPSFNYQLEMTKTWQQQGLLIEDENSLRLAQVTWGTLHGIVRLLIDGIYLDTSHIDEMCECVVKVFIHQQKL